Below is a genomic region from Syntrophorhabdaceae bacterium.
ACAAGAGAGCAGGTCTTTCTCCACTCCCGTGGAAGGCACCAGTTCTATCATGAGCTTACAACAGGTGTAAAAAAGGATGGAACTATATATGCTCTTAAGAATACATGCTATCTTGACGGTGGTGCTTACTCGAGCTTTGGTATAGCCACAGTATACTATGCAGGTTCACTTTTGGGTGCACCTTATAAACTCCCCCATATGAAATATGACGGCTACAGGGTATATACCAATAAGCCTGCATGTGGTGCACAGAGGGGTCATGGTGGTGTAGCTGCCAGGGCTGCATGGGAACAGCAGCTTGATATCATTGCCGAAGAATTAGGTATAGACCCAATAGAGTTTAGACTAAAAAATGTCCGGGAAAAGGGAGAGGTTACATGCAATGATTTCAATCTAAGCAGCTTTGGTATGAAGGAGTGCCTTGAAGCCATAAGAGACAAATCAGACTGGAAAAATAAAAAAGGAAAGCTCCCTAAGGGTAAAGGTATAGGCGTTGCATGTGGCTTTTTTGTGTCAGGTGCTGGCTACCCTATATATCGTTCAGAGACATTTCATTCTACAGCCATGATAAAGCTCTCAGAGGATGGAGGGACTGTGGAACTATATACAGCTGCTGCAGAGATAGGTCAGGGTTCAGATACAGTGCTTACCATGATGGCAGCAGAGGCACTGGGTGTGAGATATGAGGATGTAAAGATATATTCAGGTAGTACCGACTATGGTGTTGATTTAGGGGCATATTCATCTCGACAGACTCTCATGTCAGGCCATGCAGTAAAACAGGCAGCAGAGGAAGTAAAGGCACAGGTCCTTGAGGTGCTCTCAAAGAGATTAAACGTCCCTGTGGAAGATATAGACATAAAGGATGGATTCATAATATTTAAAAACCAGGTGGATTTTTCTTCTATAAGGTCTTATTATGTGAAAGAACACAGAGGATGGGCAGAACAGCCAGGAGGAGATAAACTCACCTTTAAAGAGGCGGCAAGAATCGCCTATCTTGAAAAGGGCACTATAGTTGGCACAGGTGCCTACAAGCCAGGTGAGTTAGGAGGTAAATATAAGGGTGCCACTGTGGGGACATCTCCTGCCTATGGGTGCTCAGCCCAGATCGTAGAGGTAACAGTAGATATGGAAACAGGTAAGGTCACCGTAGATAAGATGACCGATGCCCATGACTGTGGTTTTGCCATAAACCGCACGAACGTAGAGGGTCAGATGCAGGGCTCACTCTCCATGGGTCTTGGAGAGGCACTCTTTGAAGAGGTTAAGTTCGATGACAAAGGCAGGGTTATAAACCCTACCTTCGGTGAATACCGCATCCCAACAGCCCTTGACATGCCCAATGTAAATACTATAATTATCGAGAGTGATGAACCGAACGGTCCATTTGGGGCAAAAGAGGTGGGTGAAGGTGCTATCATGCCTACCATCCCTGCCATACTCAATGCCATCTATGATGCAGTAGGGGTGAGGCTCAATGAACTCCCTGTAACATCAGAGAGGGTATATAATGCCTTAAAGGAAAAAGAAAGGAAAAAATAAAAAATGTCGATTTTATTCATCCAGAACTGGGACATAATACATGGCAAAGACAATGAATATAAAAGTTTTATAAACGACCGTTATATTCCAGAGTTAGCTGAACTCGGCCTCATTGCCGTGGGAGGATATTATGTGGAGGTAGGTTTTGGTCCCAGGATTATCGGTGTCTTCAGCGCCGAAAGCCATGATGTTTTATCTAATGTTTTAGCAGATAAGAGATTCAAGAACCTTCTAATTGACCTCAAATCCATAATCTATAATTACAGGGCATCGGTGTTAGAACCCACCGGTGCCATAAAGAGGAGGGGCTATACAATACAGAAAGGCGTATGGAAATTCAACCAGTATTATGACATACTACCGGGTATGAAAAAGGCATACGCTGATTTTGTAATAAATGAACACCTCCCTACCATGCAGAAGATAGATTATGTAGAGGTAACAGGGGGTTGGAATGTTGTGCTCGGAGGTGTGAGCGAGATCATTGCCGAATTTACCTTTAAAGACCCTGTAGATATTGGCAGACTGCTATTAAACGAAGATTTCAGAAGGATTACTACCAAGCTGAAGAATGAATTTGTCACCAATTATATGAGTCGCATATTGAGGACAACAGAGCGTTTTGATGAACCCAGGTGGTTCAGATTGTAAAAATGAAAGGGGGTGTGGTTTTCTATTAAGGTTAGAAGAGGTATATGAGTTAAAAAGACTTAAAAAAATCAAGGGGGGTTAAAAAATGGCAGAGGCAAAAAAGTTTCCTTTTGCAGATGAAGTAGTGCTCCCACCTGAGCTTGATGGTTGGGAAGAGATGTATGCACCTCAACGTCTTTTCAGTAAAGACAGAGAGGATTGGGAGAAGAGGCATTTCTGGTATCAAGACAAAATCCATGCGCCTGAACCGCTTTATCCACTGGATGATATATTCCAGTCATCATGGCAGATTGCCCTATCGCAGTTTACAACAAGGGTATTCTGCATTCCGCCTGCACAGGGTGTTGCCCAGAGGATTTTGGGTTGTTATATGTATATAACCGCTGTAGAACCACCTCCTCCAGAGATAATAGGTGAGAAGGCAGAACAATTTGGAAAAAGGGTTCCCTATGTATTTCAGAATTATAATAAGCTCTGGGATAAGTGGTATGAAAAATTCGATGCCCTTGGAAAAGAGATGAAGGCTTTGAAGGTCATAAAAGAATTCGATAAGTATGTCCCTGAAGATGAGGTCATTCCTTACCCAAAAGGCTATACCCAGGCATACGAGCTTATAGAATCATTCAACAATATAGTAAACATGATAACAAAGGCATGGCAGTGGCATTTTGAATACCTAAACCTCGCCTACCTTGGTTATCTCATGTTTACGGATACGGCAAAGAAGCTCTTTCCAGGAATAAAAGAGAGTACTATAGGTAAAATGGTGGCAGGCGCCGAGGTGTCCATGTTCAGGCCTGAAGAGGAATTATGTAGATTAAGTAGACTTGCAGTAGAATCGCCAGGTGTAGCAGCTATCCTAAAAAAGGATATCCCGGTGGAGCAAAAGATAAAAGAACTTAAGGAGACATCTGAAGGGAAGGCATGGTTTGAGGATTTTGAAAAGGTAAAAGACCCATGGTTTTTTGTGTCTTGCGGCAGTGGCTGGTATCACTATGAGGGGAGTTGGATTGATAAGCTCGAAGTGCCTTTTAGCTATATAAAAAGCTATATAGAAAGGCTTGAAAAGGGTGAAAAGATTGAAAGGTCCTTTGATGAGATATCCCAAGAGAGGGAAAGGCTTGTGGAAGAATACAGAAAACTCATTGGAACAGATGATGATAGAAAGTCATTTGATGATGCCTATAATGTAGTTAGGACAATCTATCGATATGCAGAGGACCATCTCTTCTGGGTGGAGCACTGGTTCCATACGATATGGTTCGAGAAGATAAGGGAATACGGAGAACTCCTTGTTAAGTATGGTGTTCTTGCAGATAAAGATGATATATATCTCTTCAACCGCTTTGAGGTGCCCATGCTTCTTGAGGACCTGGCAACATCCTGGGCACTTGGAGAGGGGGTTCCTACAAGGGGTAAATTCTGGAAAGAGAAGGCTGCAAAGAGAAAAAAGATACTAGAGGCTGCAAAGAAGTGGCTGCCTGTCCCTGCCCTTGGTGTCCCCCCTGAAGAAGTGGCTGAACCTTTTACTGTAATGCTATGGGGTATCACATCAGAAAAGGTGGGTGAATGGCTAAAAGGCGGTGGAGGAGAGGTAGTAACAGATGTGAATGAAATAAAAGGTTTTGCATCATCTGCCGGTATAGCCGAAGGTCCTGCAAGGGTCCTAAAATTAATGGAAGATGTGGTAAAACTTCAGCCCGGTGAGATCATGGTTGCCCCATGCACAAACCCATCATGGGCTCCTGTGTTTACAAAGATTAAGGCAGCAGTTACAGATATAGGTGGACTCACATCTCATGCAGCCATAGTCTCAAGGGAATATGGACTTCCAGCTGTAACAGGGACAGGAATTGCTACTGCAGTTATAAAGACCGGGGATATCATAAGGGTAGACGGCACTACAGGGACCGTAACAATAGTAAAGAAGGCATAAATTTTTTAAAGTCAGGGGTGAAAGCCCCTGACTTTAGTTTCTAACCCTTATAAATATTTATGAGGGTTTTGATATTTTTTATAAAGGGGGGATTGTTTCATGTCAGAGAAATGGATCTATTGGTTCCATGAGGTAGGACAGGAAGACAATAATAAAGTTGGTAAAAAATGTGCAAATCTGGGTGAACTGACTAAGGCAGGATTTAGGGTTCCACCTGGATTTGCCCTTAGTGTAGAGGCATATAAGAGGTTTATGTCCGAGACAAAGGCAACAGAGCTTCTTCTCAAGTTTCTTGAGAATTTCCAGGCAGACCCCAATAATGTGGCTGATACACTGAAATTCGAAGAGGCATCGGAAAAGATGAGGGCTATAGTAGAATCTATAAAGATGCCCCCAGATATGGAAGAGACGATAAAGGAATATTATGGTGAGCTATGTAAGGCAGCAGGTTGCGATGATATATATGTGGCAACACGCTCTGCAGGTCCTGTGAGCCATCCAGGACAATATGAGACATATCTCAATGTATGCGGTTCAGATGATGTGGTATTTAATGTAATAAGGGTTTGGTCAAGCACATTTAATACCCGTTCTATTATAGCCAGGGCAAGGTTGAACCTTCCTTTGCATTTTGATCCTATTGGCGTTGCAGTTCTTACCATGGTAGATGCCAAGGCAGCAGGTGTTATGTTTACTGTAAATCCTGTAAACGGTGATGTGACCAAGGTTGCCATAGAAGGCAGTTTTGGTTATGGAGAGGCTGTTGTGTCCGGAAATGTGACTCCTGATAGATACCTGGTAGATAAAGTGACTATGGAGATAGAAGAGAGGGTTATATCAGATAAAGGGGCTGAATTTGTTTATAACCCAGAGACAAAAGAAATGGAATATAAAGAACTGCCGCCTGATAAGAGAAAGGTGCAGTGTCTTGAAGATAAAGAGGTATTGGAGCTTGCAAGGCTTGCAAAAGAGGTGGAAAAGCATTTTCAATGTTCTCAGGACATAGAGTGGTCTATATCAAGGAGTCTGCCTTTTCCAGAAAACATATTCCTTGTTCAGGCAAGACCTGAATCTGTATGGGGGAAGAAAAAGAAAGAGTCTGTCCTGGGCAAAAAGAGCGGTATGGAACTTCTTTTTGAAAGGGCATTTACGCCTGTAAAGGTAAAGATATAATAGAATATGAAAAAAAGCCTCCTTATCATAGCCACCATGGATACAAAGGGAAAAGAGGCAGGGTTTATAAGAGATTGCGCCCTTGAGGAGGGTATAAACCCCATTCTTATGGATATAGGCACACTTAACGAGCCCTTCATAAATGCTCATATAGCAAATTATGAAGTTGCAAGGGAAGGGGGATATGATCTAAAGACCATCAAGGATAAAAGGGATCGCTTATGGGCAGTAAGGGCTATGGAGGAAGGAGGGGCTAAGGTTGTAGAGAGACTTTTCAAGGACAGAAAGATCGATGGTGTCCTGGGAATGGGTGGTGGGACAGGGACTGCTATCTCAAGCTATATCATGAGGCAACTCCCCTTTGGTTTTCCGAAGGTTATTATATCTACAGTAGCATCCAGGGATATAAGGGAGTATATCAAGACAAAGGATATTGTCATGTTTCATTCTGTTGCGGATCTCCTTGGTTTTAATGATTTTATCCGAAAGATACTAAGACAGGCAACAAAGGCGGTTTGTGGTATGATTAAGGAGGGATATGAAATAAAAGATTCTAAACCTATGGTGGCAGTAACAGCATATGGAGTTAGCTCTGCATGTGCCATGAATGCCGAGTCCCTATTAGAAAAAAGGGGCTATGAGATGATAGGCTTTCATGCCAACGGCATAGGTGGTATGGCTATGGAGGAGATGATCGGTCAGGGTATCATAACCGGTGTTCTTGATTTTACACCTCACGAGATAGCAGATGATATGTATGGTGGATACTGCAGGGGTATAGGCCCTGAAAGATTTGAGACAGCCGGCAAGATGGGTATTCCCCTTGTCTTTGCCCCAGGTGGTCTTGACAACGCAGTATTTAGCCCTACCTATCCCATGCCTGATAGCTTAAAAGGCAGGAGAATTCACACCCATGATATAAGGTTCTGTGTTAGGATGGAGAGAGAAGAGATGGTGGCCTTTGCCAGAATTTTAGGTGATAAATTTAATAGGTCTAAAGGCCCTATCTATATTTTGGTCCCTTTGAAGGGATGGTCAGAGGCAGACAGAGAGGGTATGGAACTATATGACCCTGAGGTTGATAGAATATTTGTTTATGAACTTAGAAAGATCCTCAGGAACAATATACCCATTGAAGAGATAGATTGTCATATAAGTGACCCTGTCTTTGCCGAAAGAGCAGTAGATATCCTGGACAGTATGTTAAATAAGGACAAAAAATTTTAGGATATGGATATATTCTCTATCAAGGAAAGGTCAGGGAGATTTGAGGTATATGCCCAGGTGAATCTCCTGGGTGGCGATATACTTGTTGTGATTGCCGGAGGAAAAGAGCATATAGGTGCTATAGGAATAGGTCAGCCAAGACCCAGTCTAAAAGATCCTGATAAAATAAGCTCTACAGGTTCTGTCTATACATTTTTAGGACACAAGGAAGATGTATTAGCAAAGGCTCTATCTGAGAATCTGTCAAAGAGGTTAAATAAAAAGACTGTGGTGGTTGCGGGTATCCATTGGGATAACCTAAAAGAAGAAGAGATTGACGAGATTTTAGATATATGCAAAAAGATAGAAGATAGAATAATTGAAGTTATGGAGAGGATATGAAAAAAAGGATCATAGTGGCTTTAACAGGTGCCACAGGGATTATATATGGTGTAAGGCTCCTTCAAGTTTTGAAAGACCTTAATGTGGAAAGCCATCTAATTCTGTCTGATGCAGCAAAGAAGAACATACTCATAGAAACAGAGTTTAGTATAGATTATGTGGAAAGCCTGGCATATAAAAACCATCATGTAGATAATCTTGCAGCTTCCATATCAAGCGGGTCATTTAAGACGTATGGTATGGTTATCGCGCCTTGTACTATAAAGACCCTATCAGGTATTGCCAATTCCTATAATGATAATCTTATTGTCAGGGCAGCAGATGTGGTTCTAAAAGAGAAGAGAAGGCTTGTCCTTGTAGTGAGAGAGACCCCTTTACATAAGGGGCACCTTGAGCTTATGATGAAGGTAGCTGATCTGGGGGGTATTATACTACCTCCTGTCCCTGCCTTTTATCACAAACCAAAAGGTTTAGGGGATGTTATAGACCATATAGTAGGCAAAATTTTGGACCTTATGGATATTGAACATAACCTCTTCAAGAGATGGGAAGGAGAGGCATAAGATATAAAATATAGATAAGAATTCACAAAGGTCAATAATAAGGAAGCTGTTCATCAAAACAGCGTCCTTTGTTTTTATACCAGGATACCATATGCTTGACTGCCTCTACAGCCTTTGCCTTGGCAGCTAAGTGGGAATTAAAGCCCTGATGAGGTTGAACATATATATTTGCCTCTCTGGCTATAGAGCTTTTCACCATTTCAAGGGCTGCTAAATGGTCTTTATGGGCATTGACCGTATCCTTGGTGTTCAACAGCATGGCAAAACGAGACTCATCAGAGAAGACATCCAGACCAATTCCCCTTATCTTTCCTGATTTATAAAATTCAAGTAACACCGATTCTGGTGCGATCTCACCGCGAGTTACGTTTATGAATATCAACCCAGTTTTTGCCATGGAGAAGAACTCATAAGAAAAATACCCCACATTGTAAAATTTGCTCTGATTGTTCTTTGTGAGGTTCATGGCATTTATTATGATGTTGCTGTTCTTTATGGCATGTTCTTTGGTTACGAATTTTACCTTACCTTCATAAGTCCTGTTCAATTCCTGTTCCCTAATATCTACTCCCTGAACTGTAAGGCCATTTGCTAGAGCCAGTTCATAAATGCGTTTTCCAATCTTGCCTACACCAAAGACCGTAAGGATTACATCTTCGTTTAATTCTAAAAATGCCTTAGAATTCTTTCTCTCAAAGGTCTCGGTATTTTTTGTGTAGTGATTGAGTTCTCCGGCAGCAGCATACAGGAGTTTCATGGCTGTTTGAGCCACTGCATTAACACAGTATTCACGAAGTGAGGCTATATTCACTTTCTCTTCCAGGTGCTCTACGTGGTCATAGCCAGCACTCCTTGTTATTATGCTTTTTTTTGTGCCTGCCAGATAAGTTTCCGGGATAATGGAGTGGGTCTTGATGGTAATAATCTCGGGTAGGCTATATATCTTGTGCTCATCAAGATATTGTTGTAGATTCATAGGGGTGATGAGATATCTGTGTTCCTTTGGCAATTCTCCTTTATCTTTTGCTTTCTCAATCTCTTCCTCGAGGTGATCTGCCTCAGGGCCTAAGGCTTCAAAGTGTATTATATGGTATTCTGAATTGGATCCTGATGATTTTGACATACGGTTTAATATCTCCTCCCTAAATGAGATTTTTTCCTGTTGCGAAGAATGCTACCTTCAAATTCTGCCATGTTATACATTTAAATGTCAAGAAAGCAAGATATGGTCTTTTATATTTAGACAGAATAAAAAAACTTTTGTTTAGATAGATTTTTAATATACACACAAAAACAGCAGGCATTTTTTAAAGAAATGGATAATATCTGTTGAAATATCTTTTCTGCTGTAATAATCTTGTGTCTGATAAAGAATAAAAGGAGGGCAAAAAATGCGTTCAGACAGGATGAAAAAAGGGATAGAAAAGGCACCTCACAGGAGTCTTTTTTATGCTATGGGCTATATAAAAGAAGAGATAGGAAGACCTATAATAGGGATAGCAAACTCGGCCAATGAACTTATCCCTGGTCACATACATCTTGACAAGATTACCCAGGCAGTTAAAGACTCTATAAGGATGGCCGGAGGCACACCTATGGAGTTTTCAACTATAGGTATATGCGACGGAATAGCCATGAATCATGAGGGCATGAAGTATTCCCTTGGTTCTCGGGAGTTGATATGCGACTCTGTTGAGGTCATGTGTAAGGCATATCCCTTTGATGGCATTGTCCTTGTGCCGAATTGCGATAAGATCATCCCAGGTATGATGATGGCTGCCATGAGATTGAATATACCTTGTATATTAATAAGTGGTGGCCCAATGCTTGCTGGAAGATTCGAAGGAAAAAAGGTGGACCTCATTTCTGTCTTTGAAGGTGTTGGTAAG
It encodes:
- a CDS encoding molybdopterin-dependent oxidoreductase, whose translation is MNEFSVINTRLPRVDAWSKATGEARYAADLSMPNMLYAVLLQSPLAHAKILNIDTSAAKKIIGVKDIVTYKEAGTIHYGVSPARYDETMFCYDKVRYVGDEIAAVAAVDLETAMEAISLIKVDYEELPYYLNVFDAIKEGAVSIHDDYPNNIGAEVHQEFGNVEEALKECDYVRTDKFVNKKQDGAFLEPQACLAYYDLNGNLTLYSSTQTPHYVQRTVSMVLNIPIGKVRVIKPYVGGGFGPKASANTIELASSLLSMRTGRPIKMIMTREQVFLHSRGRHQFYHELTTGVKKDGTIYALKNTCYLDGGAYSSFGIATVYYAGSLLGAPYKLPHMKYDGYRVYTNKPACGAQRGHGGVAARAAWEQQLDIIAEELGIDPIEFRLKNVREKGEVTCNDFNLSSFGMKECLEAIRDKSDWKNKKGKLPKGKGIGVACGFFVSGAGYPIYRSETFHSTAMIKLSEDGGTVELYTAAAEIGQGSDTVLTMMAAEALGVRYEDVKIYSGSTDYGVDLGAYSSRQTLMSGHAVKQAAEEVKAQVLEVLSKRLNVPVEDIDIKDGFIIFKNQVDFSSIRSYYVKEHRGWAEQPGGDKLTFKEAARIAYLEKGTIVGTGAYKPGELGGKYKGATVGTSPAYGCSAQIVEVTVDMETGKVTVDKMTDAHDCGFAINRTNVEGQMQGSLSMGLGEALFEEVKFDDKGRVINPTFGEYRIPTALDMPNVNTIIIESDEPNGPFGAKEVGEGAIMPTIPAILNAIYDAVGVRLNELPVTSERVYNALKEKERKK
- a CDS encoding PEP-utilizing enzyme, with protein sequence MAEAKKFPFADEVVLPPELDGWEEMYAPQRLFSKDREDWEKRHFWYQDKIHAPEPLYPLDDIFQSSWQIALSQFTTRVFCIPPAQGVAQRILGCYMYITAVEPPPPEIIGEKAEQFGKRVPYVFQNYNKLWDKWYEKFDALGKEMKALKVIKEFDKYVPEDEVIPYPKGYTQAYELIESFNNIVNMITKAWQWHFEYLNLAYLGYLMFTDTAKKLFPGIKESTIGKMVAGAEVSMFRPEEELCRLSRLAVESPGVAAILKKDIPVEQKIKELKETSEGKAWFEDFEKVKDPWFFVSCGSGWYHYEGSWIDKLEVPFSYIKSYIERLEKGEKIERSFDEISQERERLVEEYRKLIGTDDDRKSFDDAYNVVRTIYRYAEDHLFWVEHWFHTIWFEKIREYGELLVKYGVLADKDDIYLFNRFEVPMLLEDLATSWALGEGVPTRGKFWKEKAAKRKKILEAAKKWLPVPALGVPPEEVAEPFTVMLWGITSEKVGEWLKGGGGEVVTDVNEIKGFASSAGIAEGPARVLKLMEDVVKLQPGEIMVAPCTNPSWAPVFTKIKAAVTDIGGLTSHAAIVSREYGLPAVTGTGIATAVIKTGDIIRVDGTTGTVTIVKKA
- a CDS encoding PEP/pyruvate-binding domain-containing protein, translated to MSEKWIYWFHEVGQEDNNKVGKKCANLGELTKAGFRVPPGFALSVEAYKRFMSETKATELLLKFLENFQADPNNVADTLKFEEASEKMRAIVESIKMPPDMEETIKEYYGELCKAAGCDDIYVATRSAGPVSHPGQYETYLNVCGSDDVVFNVIRVWSSTFNTRSIIARARLNLPLHFDPIGVAVLTMVDAKAAGVMFTVNPVNGDVTKVAIEGSFGYGEAVVSGNVTPDRYLVDKVTMEIEERVISDKGAEFVYNPETKEMEYKELPPDKRKVQCLEDKEVLELARLAKEVEKHFQCSQDIEWSISRSLPFPENIFLVQARPESVWGKKKKESVLGKKSGMELLFERAFTPVKVKI
- a CDS encoding Tm-1-like ATP-binding domain-containing protein; this encodes MKKSLLIIATMDTKGKEAGFIRDCALEEGINPILMDIGTLNEPFINAHIANYEVAREGGYDLKTIKDKRDRLWAVRAMEEGGAKVVERLFKDRKIDGVLGMGGGTGTAISSYIMRQLPFGFPKVIISTVASRDIREYIKTKDIVMFHSVADLLGFNDFIRKILRQATKAVCGMIKEGYEIKDSKPMVAVTAYGVSSACAMNAESLLEKRGYEMIGFHANGIGGMAMEEMIGQGIITGVLDFTPHEIADDMYGGYCRGIGPERFETAGKMGIPLVFAPGGLDNAVFSPTYPMPDSLKGRRIHTHDIRFCVRMEREEMVAFARILGDKFNRSKGPIYILVPLKGWSEADREGMELYDPEVDRIFVYELRKILRNNIPIEEIDCHISDPVFAERAVDILDSMLNKDKKF
- a CDS encoding UbiX family flavin prenyltransferase, which translates into the protein MKKRIIVALTGATGIIYGVRLLQVLKDLNVESHLILSDAAKKNILIETEFSIDYVESLAYKNHHVDNLAASISSGSFKTYGMVIAPCTIKTLSGIANSYNDNLIVRAADVVLKEKRRLVLVVRETPLHKGHLELMMKVADLGGIILPPVPAFYHKPKGLGDVIDHIVGKILDLMDIEHNLFKRWEGEA
- a CDS encoding NAD(P)-dependent oxidoreductase, whose translation is MSKSSGSNSEYHIIHFEALGPEADHLEEEIEKAKDKGELPKEHRYLITPMNLQQYLDEHKIYSLPEIITIKTHSIIPETYLAGTKKSIITRSAGYDHVEHLEEKVNIASLREYCVNAVAQTAMKLLYAAAGELNHYTKNTETFERKNSKAFLELNEDVILTVFGVGKIGKRIYELALANGLTVQGVDIREQELNRTYEGKVKFVTKEHAIKNSNIIINAMNLTKNNQSKFYNVGYFSYEFFSMAKTGLIFINVTRGEIAPESVLLEFYKSGKIRGIGLDVFSDESRFAMLLNTKDTVNAHKDHLAALEMVKSSIAREANIYVQPHQGFNSHLAAKAKAVEAVKHMVSWYKNKGRCFDEQLPYY